The sequence below is a genomic window from Gossypium hirsutum isolate 1008001.06 chromosome A11, Gossypium_hirsutum_v2.1, whole genome shotgun sequence.
CATAATGTCACGAACTAAGAAAATTGTTGGATATTGGTAACTTCAAAGCAACTGCTGACTGAGCTTACACTAGGACAGTCCAGATCTAACACAAGTTCACCATAAAAAAAGAGAATGGCTTTCATGAACCTGCACTGACAGAATCCAAACTTCTATAGCCTAACGGGCAATCCATAGTTATGGAATGTCTTGATTGTTCCATTCCATCCGCCTGCAACAATCACGAGTCCCCATGTTTCCGGAAGGCTCATGTGGTCGTTGGCACCAGTGTGACAGAGTTGCTGCTGGTCATACGTGTAACTCTCACGCTCCACAACTGTTGCATCCCACAAAGGAAGCTTTTCTTCAGGCCATGTGGCGGAGCCCTTGGATGACCCAGACCCATCAATGGAGAACCAGTTACCAATGGAGAACTGTTCTGAATCTCTGATCCAGGAACCACCCTCCATTCGACCTTCTCTTGGTGCTCGTGCCGAGTGCCTATGATCTGGACCCTGGCCTAACCAAGGTATTGCGACAGACACATCCTGGCAAAAGAAGTGCTCACAAGAACGAACAGATTTTGCATGTTTTGATGTTTGGAGACACATGTCATTGTAGTTCCAGACATAAACACGACAGTCTTCTCCAACTGAGATTATATGTTTCCCGGTTGATGTAAACGATGCCGACATCTGACTTCCTGACTTTGGCAGCGCTGCAAGGATTCAAGACAAATATTAGAGATAATCATATATATTAAAGCATAGGCAGGCAACACATGCACAAAACCATAAAAAAGAACTACATAGCCTTCAACTCCAAGCGTAGTGCTCAAGTCATGATAATATTTACTATTCAATGCTTGACCTATTCTGCTTTATCTTCGATGGATGTTTAGAAAGGAGTTTTATGACATTGAATCCACCATACCTTTAAATTTACGAACTACGTCTATGCCATCGAATATTCTGAGTTTAGAATCTTCACATGTTATCAGAACTTTGCGTGATTCATCCCGGGAGAACTGCAGGTTGGAATGAAACTAATTAGTACCGAAATGAAAATATTAGTGTGATAAGCGACATATATATGGCACCAATGGCTTTAGTGCAAAACCTGAATACTTGTAATTTTGTTGCCAGAGGTTTTCTTTCTGCCATGAATATGAATCTCTGCCTCCAAATTGACACCGATGCCTATTGCacagaaaaaaaataaatgaaaatacaGTCGGTGCTGTACCAGAACAAGAAAACGATTACTGAACAACTACAAGTAGTATAATACAACTCTGATTGGCGATAACTTATTACCTGATGCTTCATAAAAGCGGCAAGTGCCCGCAATGGAACCAACCACAAATTCCTGCTAGAATAATGAAAGGACATGAAATGATTACCATTTTAAAAAGTTACGAAATCCAAAACAATCTTGTTTAGCAGATGAACAATGATTAGAGTATTCAGAACTGCGTGTACCTTCCCATCTGGCCGGTAACATATGGCAGTTATAATGTCCCGCATGTCCACCCAATGTACAACTCGTTTCTCGGCGACTCCCCAGATCCTAACTTTTCCATCTATTGAACCGCTGATGAAGTAATTGTCATCAATGGGATTGAACTGAATGCATGTGACTGTTTCCATCCGAAGAAAAAGCATGGTCAGAATTTAGACCATGGCATTATTTATTTCAGAGGAGACAAGAAATCGAGTCCTTCCATAGTTACCGTAATTATTATGATAAAAAACATTTAGACATTGATTGCAGCCAACTTGCCACAGACGAACAGTTTTGTCCatggaagaagaaagaagaaactgcaaaaaataaaagttgattcAGTATAGCAAAAAAGCTAAAACAGGGGTCTAAAGAGCATTGAATTGAAGTATAAACAGATACACTAGAAGGTTTCTGCAGGATCGACTCACATTTGCATTGGACCATGcaacatctaaaacatcacaGCCATGGCCATGAAACTCTTGCATTGGTAACTCCTCAATCTGAAAAATCTTATTAGGGACAACCACTGGTGATGGGATCAACTTTTTTCTGCCAAAACCGAACTttcttttgttcatctttctaaCCAAACCGCCCTCAGCATTGAAAGGTTTACTAGAGGCATCTGTTGATGTGACTTGCCATATCCGTACTACTCCGTCTTCACCGCCGGTTGCCAAATACTGACCATCCGGGCTAAACTTCATTGTCCAGATGAAGCCGGTGTGAGCCTGTATTTCTTGTCCCATAAAAATTGCTGTAGACTCCATGCATCCGTTCTTGTTGGGCTGAACCATCATTTTGTTCAACTTATGCACTTTGATGTCATGTTTCGATACCTTAGATGCACGTTTGGTTTCTCCTCCTTTCCTCGTGCTCAAAAAGTGTTTCCAccatttcttgaattttttggtATTAATTTCACATTCATCCAAGTATGCTTGAGCTTCCTTTTGTTCACATCCTTTAGTAGGGGAAAGTGTCTCATTCTCAATGTCGAGAGCAAAGCTCTGTCCTAGTTCTGATTCATCAACCGAAGGAATAGCTTGACAAGTCATTTCTCTCTCGCAACAAGAAATACTTCCTTCGCCATTGTTGACAGATAAAAATGAACAACTTGGGACGGCACCACTGCACTCTGTGATCCTCTTCACATCCTTTATCCTTGATGGCTCTGTAAACTCAACCAGATCCATGGATCGCAGAAAACTTGCACGTCGCTCCTTCACACTTTGCAGCTCATTAAACCAAATTTCATACTCTAATCCATGTTTCGCAACAAGTGATTCTTCAACCAACAAGCAATCCAAGGAATCAAAGAACACATCATTTTCTCCCTCATAAGAGCTCAGCATGTCTTAAGAGTTAAGACCAATGTTCCACATGAAAACCAGCTCTATGCAACTCAACGACTTTCCTAGAACCCCCTTTAATACCTTTCAAAGCCCCCAATTCACGGACCGATTTTTACTCTGTTGATTATGTAAAATAATGGGATTGGAACCCAGCAATTCAACATATGAATATACAATTCTAAAAACATGGATAGATACGAGGAACCAACTTCTGGTCCAGCAGACCACCAATAAGGATCCCAATAcaaaattataacattaaaaaaaggATATGATGCCCGGACCCGGAAATGCTTGCAATAATCaattagttaaaaaaaaaaatccaagacgAAAACTTGAATGTACCTTGGGTTCAATGCAAAGCAAACAACACAATTCAAAAACCATCACCGACTTCCCTGTGATCGTGGGTTGCTCAACACTTTAGTAGTCAATTTTGACGTAGTTTAAAATTTATCCCCTGCAACTCTTACTTTACGGTAATAAAAAGAGGGTATCAACTATCAAGTGTAAACATAAAGAGAGAAACTGGCGGTTGAAGAAAAGGTGAAACAAAAAGAACATCGAATCAAATATAATCCAGGAACGAAAACCAAATGGCTTATCGAGATATGGGTTGGACACGCACGAGGAACAAGAACAAAGCGGCGCTGCCCCGGGAAACAAGAAGCTACACTTGTGGTTTCTGCAACTAATTCTTTCTCTTAGCTTTTTTGTTGGTAACAATGGCGAGATGGTTATGAAGAAATACTGGGGCATGAATAAGAATTAGTGATAATAATAGCTCTAAATCATTCTTAGTACCCGACAAAGCAAAATTTAAAgaggaaaaaaagagaagaaaaactcAGACAACTCAGCTTTTTCAGTGTTGACAAGAAGGGAGCTGTGAAAAGGAGGTAGCATCTCAGAGATTATTGGTGCAAAATGTTTATAGTTAACAAAGTTAATAACCATTAAAGCTACCATAGTTGGTTTTTTATGTGATCacattttgaaaatttgtaaCAGGTTACTGAGGGGGCGTTACATGGTTGATTGCACCCGGTGTAAGACACCAACAAAGGCTAGGGTCAACATCACTATAGCTGGTTACTTTCATAGGAAAGGGTCAACACCAATAACAGTCTAGTGTCTAAACTAAGGtagcaaaaaaaaaggaaagaatgaaCCTGAAATGGTTAAACATATAGGGTGGTTGCTTTTCTGCAAAATAACAAGAACACACACAGATTATGctctgtgtgtgtgttttttttaagaaaatactgtatttaaaaaataattagaaatttaacccctttcaatattttaaaaaatatacctattttatagaaaaataaaaaaaattttgttgactTCTTGAAAATGCATTCTGCAAAAcactttttatttaataacttGAGAGATTAactattattttttcaaatacgtatacaaaacatattttctatttctatctttaaaatcaatcaatttctttaaataaaattGAGCCTATTTTCCATTATCTTCAAAAATGGACTAATTTACTCTATCAAAAATTATTTTGGGTCTCCTTTTAGAGCCAGATTCCGGGTTTTGGGGGTTTTTGTTGGGGAATAATCCAAAAGAAGATAATCATCAAATAAAAAGGGCCACCGCTTTGGATTCTGGCTTTTGTActtcaaaaaagagaaaaaaacaacaaaaaagattTTCATGTTGAGATATTTGACCCATTCTCTTTAGTTTTCACTTCTCGCACAAAGCTTTCAGTTACTCAAAGAATCTCCCAAACCCAATCTGGTTTTGCCGTTTTCCTTAACAAGAGTTTCAAAACGTGTTACCACTCTCttttttttcatgattttatttCAGGTACAGATTTTCTGATACAGAAAAAGCAAGATTGATGGTCTCGAAGGAACCAAAACTAAACAAAGAATCCACGTTATCCGATATATCttcaaaacaagaagaaaaacaagGGTCAATTTTACCAGAGGTCCTTGTACTATTAGTTTTTTCCTACTATTAGAGTGACTTATTTCGGTTTTTTCTttcatcaaaaaataaaaaataaaaaatgccaaaatagggttttttaccctaatattataaaaaaatttatacaccAAAATGAGTTGTCAGccagattaattacgaaaatggtatACTTTTTGGGTTGTGCCTACCTGACAGGCACAacccattattttattattaaatttctttttttgttt
It includes:
- the LOC107946278 gene encoding uncharacterized protein isoform X2 — protein: MLSSYEGENDVFFDSLDCLLVEESLVAKHGLEYEIWFNELQSVKERRASFLRSMDLVEFTEPSRIKDVKRITECSGAVPSCSFLSVNNGEGSISCCEREMTCQAIPSVDESELGQSFALDIENETLSPTKGCEQKEAQAYLDECEINTKKFKKWWKHFLSTRKGGETKRASKVSKHDIKVHKLNKMMVQPNKNGCMESTAIFMGQEIQAHTGFIWTMKFSPDGQYLATGGEDGVVRIWQVTSTDASSKPFNAEGGLVRKMNKRKFGFGRKKLIPSPVVVPNKIFQIEELPMQEFHGHGCDVLDVAWSNANFLLSSSMDKTVRLWQVGCNQCLNVFYHNNYVTCIQFNPIDDNYFISGSIDGKVRIWGVAEKRVVHWVDMRDIITAICYRPDGKEFVVGSIAGTCRFYEASGIGVNLEAEIHIHGRKKTSGNKITSIQFSRDESRKVLITCEDSKLRIFDGIDVVRKFKALPKSGSQMSASFTSTGKHIISVGEDCRVYVWNYNDMCLQTSKHAKSVRSCEHFFCQDVSVAIPWLGQGPDHRHSARAPREGRMEGGSWIRDSEQFSIGNWFSIDGSGSSKGSATWPEEKLPLWDATVVERESYTYDQQQLCHTGANDHMSLPETWGLVIVAGGWNGTIKTFHNYGLPVRL
- the LOC107946278 gene encoding uncharacterized WD repeat-containing protein alr2800 isoform X1, whose amino-acid sequence is MLSSYEGENDVFFDSLDCLLVEESLVAKHGLEYEIWFNELQSVKERRASFLRSMDLVEFTEPSRIKDVKRITECSGAVPSCSFLSVNNGEGSISCCEREMTCQAIPSVDESELGQSFALDIENETLSPTKGCEQKEAQAYLDECEINTKKFKKWWKHFLSTRKGGETKRASKVSKHDIKVHKLNKMMVQPNKNGCMESTAIFMGQEIQAHTGFIWTMKFSPDGQYLATGGEDGVVRIWQVTSTDASSKPFNAEGGLVRKMNKRKFGFGRKKLIPSPVVVPNKIFQIEELPMQEFHGHGCDVLDVAWSNANFLLSSSMDKTVRLWQVGCNQCLNVFYHNNYVTCIQFNPIDDNYFISGSIDGKVRIWGVAEKRVVHWVDMRDIITAICYRPDGKQEFVVGSIAGTCRFYEASGIGVNLEAEIHIHGRKKTSGNKITSIQFSRDESRKVLITCEDSKLRIFDGIDVVRKFKALPKSGSQMSASFTSTGKHIISVGEDCRVYVWNYNDMCLQTSKHAKSVRSCEHFFCQDVSVAIPWLGQGPDHRHSARAPREGRMEGGSWIRDSEQFSIGNWFSIDGSGSSKGSATWPEEKLPLWDATVVERESYTYDQQQLCHTGANDHMSLPETWGLVIVAGGWNGTIKTFHNYGLPVRL